The DNA region GATCTCCAGCACGACCCCGAACAGGCCCTCCGATCCGCAGAAGAGCGCCGTGAGGTCGGGCCCGACCTGCTCGAGGCTCGGCCCGCCGAGCGTGGCGAGCGTGCCATCGGCCAGCACCACCTTCAGGCCCAGCACGTGGTTGGCGGTCATGCCGTGCCGGAAGCAATGGGCGCCGCCCGAATTGAAGGCGACGTTGCCACCGATCGTGCAGATCGACTGGCTCGACGGATCGGGAGCGTAGTAGAGGCCGTGCGGCGCGGCCGCCGCGCTGACCGCAAGGTTGACAACGCCCGGTTCCACCACCGCGATGCGCGCCTGCGGGTCGAGCGACAGGATGCGGTTCATGCGGCTCAGGGCGATGACGATGCCGTCCTCGATCGGGACGGCGCCACCCGACAGGCTGGTGCCGCTGCCGCGGGCCATGAAGGGGACGCCCGCGGCATGGCAGGCGCGGACCGTTGCCACGACCTCCTCGGCCGTCTCGGCGAGCACCACCGCGCGCGGCCGGGCCCGGTAGGCGGTGACGCCGTCCGACTCGTAGGCAGACAGTGCCGATGGGCGGGTCAGCAGCCGCGCCGGCGGGACGATCCGCGCCAGGGCGGCGAGCAGGTCGTCGGGTCGCATCCCGGCAGTCTATACTGCGCGGCGCTACCCGAAGCCTCGGCCGTCGGCAGTCGGCAATCGGCAGTCAGATCACAGCGTTCCCCGGCGCCTCGCGCCGGACCATCCCGACCGGAGAGCATGCCCTGATGTGGAGCCAGGTGTACGACCCCTTCGGCCAGCCCTGGCTGTCGACCCTCTGCGCGGCCCTGCCCGTGGTCGCGCTGCTCGGCTCGCTGGCGTTCCTCAAGCTGCACGCCCACGTCGCCGCGCTCGTCGGCCTGGTGACGTCACTGGCGGTGGCCGTGCTGGTGTTCGGCATGCCCTCGTCGATGGCCCTCGCTTCGGCCGGCTACGGCGCGGCCTACGGCCTGTTGCCGATCGGCTGGATCGTCATCAACGTCATCTTCCTGTACCAACTGACAGAGCAGCGCGGGCTGTTTGCCACGCTCCGGCAGAGCATCACGCACGTCACGACCGACGCGCGGCTGCAGCTGCTGCTCGTCGCCTTCGCGTTCGGCGCGTTCTTCGAAGGCGCTGCCGGCTTCGGGACGCCGGTGGCCGTGACCGGCGCGCTGCTCATCGGCCTCGGCTTCGCGCCGCTGGCCGCCTCCGGGCTCTCGCTCATCGCCAACACGGCGCCGGTGGCCTTCGGCGCGCTCGGCACGCCGATCATCGCGCTGGCCGCGGTGAGCGGCCTCGACCTGCTCGCCCTGAGCGGCATGGTCGGGCGTCAGCTGCCCCTGTTCTCGGTGATCGTGCCGTTCTGGCTGATTGCGGCGTTTGCCGGCTGGCGGGGCATGCTCGGCGTGTGGCCAGCCATCCTCGCGGCAGGCGTGCCCTTCGCGGTGTTGCAGGCGCTGGTCTCCAACCTGCACGGCCCGTGGCTGGTCGACGTGGTGGCGGCCATCGCGTCGATGGGATCGCTGGTGCTCTTCCTGCGCGTGTGGCATCCCTCGGACGGCTGGCTCCCCGGCGATCGGCTGGGCGCCTCGCGCGATGCGCACCTGCCGACGCCGAGCCGTGGCGAGGTGGTGCGCGCGTGGGTGCCGTGGGCCATCCTCAGCCTGGTCGTGTTCACGTGGGGCCTGCCGCCGGTGAAGGCGGCGCTCGATGCGGCGACGACGGTGAAGATCCCGGTGCCCGGCCTGCACGACCTGGTGGAACGGGTGCCGCCGGTGGTGGCGACGGCGGCGAGGGAACCTGCCGTCTTCGCGCTGTCGTGGCTGTCGTCGACGGGCAGTGGCATCCTCGTCGCCGCACTCGTCGCGGGACTCGTGATGGGCTGCTCGATCGGCGAGTTGGCGCGGACCTACTGGAAGACGCTGCGGCTGGTGCGGACGTCGCTGGTCACCATCGCCGTGATGATGGCGATTGGCTTCACCACGCGGTACTCGGGGCTGGATGCGACGCTCGGGCTCGCCTTCGCGGGCACGGGCGTGCTGTACCCGTTCTTCGGGACCCTGCTCGGGTGGCTCGGGGTGGCGCTCACCGGCTCGGACACCTCGTCCAACGTGCTGTTCGGCAGCCTGCAGCGGATCACCGCCGAGCAACTGGGGCTCAACCCGGTGCTGATGGCCGCGGCCAACAGCTCCGGCGGCGTGATGGGCAAGATGATCGACGCGCAGTCGATCGTCGTGGCGAGCACCGCCACGCGCTGGTACGGCCACGAAGGCGACATCCTGCGCTACGTCTTCTGGCACAGCCTGGTGCTGGCCGGCCTCGTCGGGCTCTTCGTGTTCCTGCAGGCGTACGTGCCGCCGTTCACGCGGCTGGTCTGGTAGGCAGGCTCACGGGCTCACGGCTCACGGCTCACGGCTCACGGCTCAGAAAGCTTCCCGACGTTGCGACATGCTCTTTGAACCCTGAGCCCTGAGCCCGACGACACCGCATCGCGATAGAATCCCGCGCGTGAGCCTGCTGCCGACCACCCCGCGCCTGCTGCTCGGTCCCGGACCGAGTCCCGTCCTGCCCCGTGTCCTGAACGCGATGGTCGCGCCCCAGCGCAGCCACCTCGATCCCGACATGATCGCGCTGCTCGACGACATCCGTCGTCGGCTGCACGGGCTGTTCAACGTGAGCGCGGAAGGCATCGCCCTGGCCGTGCCGGGCACCGGCTCGTCGGGCCTCGAGGCGGCGGTGGCCAACGTGGTCTCCGAGGGCGATGCCGTCCTGTGCGTCGTCACCGGCTACTTCGGCGATCGGCTGGCGCAGGTGTGCGAGCGATACGGCGCCAACGTGACGCGTCTCACGGGCGAGTGGGGCCGGGCGATCGATCCCGCCGCCGTGAAGACCGCGCTGGAGCACGCCGCGTTCAAGGTCGTCACCATCGTCCACGCCGAGACGTCGACGGGTGTCCTGCAGCCGGTGCAGGACGTGGCGGCGCTCGCCCGCGCGCACGGCGCGACGATCATCGTCGACGCGGTGACGTCGTTCGGCGCGCATCCGGTGGACGTGGACGGCTGGGGCCTCGACGTCGTGTACAGCT from Luteitalea sp. TBR-22 includes:
- a CDS encoding L-lactate permease → MWSQVYDPFGQPWLSTLCAALPVVALLGSLAFLKLHAHVAALVGLVTSLAVAVLVFGMPSSMALASAGYGAAYGLLPIGWIVINVIFLYQLTEQRGLFATLRQSITHVTTDARLQLLLVAFAFGAFFEGAAGFGTPVAVTGALLIGLGFAPLAASGLSLIANTAPVAFGALGTPIIALAAVSGLDLLALSGMVGRQLPLFSVIVPFWLIAAFAGWRGMLGVWPAILAAGVPFAVLQALVSNLHGPWLVDVVAAIASMGSLVLFLRVWHPSDGWLPGDRLGASRDAHLPTPSRGEVVRAWVPWAILSLVVFTWGLPPVKAALDAATTVKIPVPGLHDLVERVPPVVATAAREPAVFALSWLSSTGSGILVAALVAGLVMGCSIGELARTYWKTLRLVRTSLVTIAVMMAIGFTTRYSGLDATLGLAFAGTGVLYPFFGTLLGWLGVALTGSDTSSNVLFGSLQRITAEQLGLNPVLMAAANSSGGVMGKMIDAQSIVVASTATRWYGHEGDILRYVFWHSLVLAGLVGLFVFLQAYVPPFTRLVW
- a CDS encoding alanine--glyoxylate aminotransferase family protein → MSLLPTTPRLLLGPGPSPVLPRVLNAMVAPQRSHLDPDMIALLDDIRRRLHGLFNVSAEGIALAVPGTGSSGLEAAVANVVSEGDAVLCVVTGYFGDRLAQVCERYGANVTRLTGEWGRAIDPAAVKTALEHAAFKVVTIVHAETSTGVLQPVQDVAALARAHGATIIVDAVTSFGAHPVDVDGWGLDVVYSCSQKGVGAPSGFAPIAFNAATRATAKSRSFYLDLPLLEGYWIKRGYHHTISTPLVYALHEALSVIDEEGMEARSARHARVHGEFVAALAEMGLSLLPPEGERLWTLNTVRVPERVTDEAKVRVALRDTHGIEIGAGLGPLAGKIWRVGLMGAGATSENVERLITALKAEIG